Below is a genomic region from Fusobacterium nucleatum.
ATAAATAATGGAGAAGTTAATTTATATGGTAGAAATAGTGTTGGACTATTTATAACAAAAGATGCACGTGGAAAATTATCTGAAAAATCTAATTTTATTATGAATAAAGCGATAAATCTTCAAGGTGATAACTCTACTGGACTTTATGTAGAAAATAGTGGAGATGGAATAAAAAATTCAAGAAATACTGCAAGATTTATAATAGGAGCAAAAGATAATGCTACAATTCCAGCTTATGTTCCTCAAAATGCTTTTCTTAATGCAATAAATAGTAAAAAAGCTAAGCATAATAAAGATGATGGGGATGAAAATTTAGCAGAAGAAATAGTTGGGATATATTTAAATAATGTAAATGCAGAATTACATGTAAAAGTTCCTCAATTAGAAATTGAAAGATTTGCTAAAAAATCAATAGGAATTTATGCAAAAGCAGGAGAAGTAAAAGCTACTGAGGGAAATATAGAAATTAAAGGTGGAGAAGGTAACATAGCTTTATATGCTAATGGTGGGAAAATTGATTATACAGGGAATATAACTGTAAAGGGTTCATCATTAACAGGAAATAAAGGAAACAGAAAAGGAATTGGGAATATGGCAATCTTTGCATCTTCTCCAAATAATTATGTAAAAGTAACTGGAAATATTAAAATGGATACAAGAGATACAGTAGGTGTGTATTCAAACAATACAAAAGTTAACTTAAATGGAATCACTGATATAAAATTAAAGGCAGGAATAACAGGAAAGAATATAGGTGTATATGCAAAAAATAGTTCAAATACAAGTGCTATCACATTAGCAACAAATAAATCTAAAATAGAAATAGACGGAACAGATGATGATGGTAATATTACAAACCAAGGAGTAGCCCTTTATACAAGTGAGGGTGGAAAAATATTTGCAAATGGAACAACATTGGCAAATGGTCTTTATATGAAAATAACAAATGGAGCATCAGCAATAGCAGTAGATGGAAATGGAAGTAATATAGAAGCTAAATATTCAACTATTGACTATAACGGAAATGGCTATGCACTTTATGCAAAAAATGGTGGAAAAATAGATGTAAGTAATTCAAGGATTAATTTATATGGTAAATCTACTGGATTTGAAAGAAGTGGAGTGTTATCAGATCCATTTTCATTGACACTAACAGGAACAAAAATTTATGCTTATTCAAATAATGTGGCTATAATGAATTTAAAAAATGTTCCTTCTTTAACATACTCAGGTTTAGCAAGTACTGTTTTTAATGGCTATCTTGGAGGAGCTCAAGTATATGGAGCAAATGGAGTAAAAAATTATAAGTTAGCAGTCATAGATGGTTTGAATTCATTTGATATAAATAGTAATTTTGATAAAAGTAAAGCTATTGGAGATTCAAATATAGGAACAAATGACTATATATTGACAAGACAGTTATCAATAAGAAGAGCAAAGATAAATTTAAAGTCAGGAAAGAATGTAAAAGCAATTTTGAGTAGTAATGAAATAAATGATATAGGCGAAAAAACAGCAGTAGGTTTAGCAACTGGAGCTAGTGCATCTGCTCATAGCAATGATGAGACACAAATTAACTTGGAAAATAATTCAAGTGTTACTGTTGATAGAACAGATAAAGGTAGTGGAGCAATAGGTCTATTTATAAATTATGGAAAAATTAATATTGCCAATGGGGCAACAGTTAATGTTGAAAAAGAAAATAATATAGCTAATGAAGCAGCAGTTGGAGTTTATTCAGTAAATGGTTCAATAACAAAAAATAGTGGAAAAATAAATGTAGGCGGGAAAAATTCAATAGGAATTTTAGGACTTTCATATAGAATTGATAACAATGGTGTTGCAATTACTAATGATGGTTTTGGTGACGGAAAAATAAATGTTACTAATGAAAGTACAGGAAATATTAGTTTAGATGGTGAAGCAGCTATAGGAATGCTTATAAACAATAATAAAACAAATAATTATTCTTCAGATTATAGAGGAAATAACTTAGGCAACATAAATATATCAGGAGATAAAGGAATAGGAATGTTTGCAAAGTCCTCTGAGATATATAATAATAAGAACATAAATATAAATTCTAATCAACAGGGAATAGGAATGTTTGGCTATAAAAATTCATTGGTAAAAAATGAAGTTACAGGAGTAATTAATTTAAAAAGTTCATTGTTTGGAAATAAACCAAATATAGGAATGTATACTGATGATTTAAATACTAGATTAGAAAATTATGGAAGTATTATTGGAGGAAATAATACTTATGGTATTTATGGAAAAAATATTATACATCAAGGTGGAAAAATAAAATTAGGAGATAATAGTATTGGAATTTTTTCAAATACTAAAAATAACAATACAACAGTTACTTCAACAAATGGAGAAATAGAGGTAGGAAACAATAAAGCAATAGGTATTTTAGTTTCTGGAAGTAAGTCTTCTAATATCACTAATACAGCAAAGATGACAATAGGAAACAATTCTTTTGGTTTTGTATTAAGAAGTAATGGGAGTACACTAAATAGTAACTATACAAATGAAACTAAATTAAAAAATAGCTCTGTATATATTTACTCTGTTGATGTAAATGGAAATATTTTTAATAGGACACCATTAAAAACAACTGGTGATAAAAATTATGGAATTTATGCAACAGGGAATGTAACTAATTTTGCAAATATGAATTTAGCCTCTGGAATTGGTAATATTGGAATATTTAATATAAGAGATAAAAACAATAGTACGTCAAAAGCAATAAATGGACAATTTGGACTAGCTTCTCAACCAACTATAACAGTTGGAAAAAGTGACATTAAAAAAGAAATTTATTCTATTGGAATGGCAGCAGGGTATTTAGATAAAAATGGAACATTAGTACAAACAGGTCAAGTAGAAAATTATGGAAAAATAGATGTAGTTGGAGAAAATGGAATAGGAATGTATGCTGCTGGAAGAGGGACAAAAGCAATCAATCATTTAGGAGGAGAGATTAATTTAAGTGGTCAAAATTCTATCGGTATGTATTTAACAGATGGGGCCATTGGAGAAAATTATGGAACTATAAGGACAGCTCCTAACAATACAAAAGATGGTATTATTGGTGTTGCTGCTACAAATGGTGCTATTATTAAAAACTATGGGACTATTGAAATAAAAGGAGAAGGAAACACAGGAGTTTATCTGGCAGGTGGAGAAAGACAAGGAAATAGACCAGCAGATATAGAAAATTCAAAAGGGGAAGTTATAAAGAAACTAGAACCAACTGGTAAAAAAATAAAAGGAATAGATATAGTGGCTCCAGGAGATGGAACAGCAACAATTAAAAGAAATGGTAAAGTTGTAACTCCAACTTATATTGATACTATGCCATCAAATCCAGATGAAGTAACAGTTGGAAATACAAGATTGAATTTAAGAAATTCTAATTTAGCTAATTCTCCTTCATTAACAAGAGCAACTTCATTGGGAATGTATATTGATACTTCTGGAAGAAAATTTACAAATCCAATAAAAGGTCTAGAAAAGTTAACAAATTTGAAAAGAATTAATTTAATTTTTGGATCAGAAGCAGCAAGGTATACAAGTAGTAAAAATATAAAAATTGGTCAAAATATTTTAGAACCATATAACAAGATAATTCCAACAATTTCTAAAAATGGAAAAACAAAATTTAGTTTAAATTCTGGAAGTTTAACTTGGATAGCAACAGGAACTCAAAATAATAATGGAACATTTAATGCTGTATATATGGCAAAAATACCATATACATCATTTGCAAAAGACCAAGATACCTATAACTTTATGGATGGATTAGAACAAAGATATGGAGTTGAAGGAATAGGTACAAGAGAAAAAGAACTATTCGATAAATTAAATGAAATTGGAAAAGGAGAACCAAAATTATTTGCTCAAGCAGTAGATGAAATGAAAGGACATCAATATTCTAATATAGAACAAAGAATAAATGCAACATCTCAAATCCTAGATAAAGAATTTTATAATCTAAGTAGAGAATGGAGAACAGCTTCAAAAGATTCAAATAAGATAAAGATATTTGGTCAAAAAGGAGAATACAAAACAGAAACAGCAGGAGTAGTAGACTATAAAAACTATGCTTATGGAGTAGTATATAAGAATGAAAATGAAGATATAAAACTTGGAAGAAGCATAGGTTGGTATGGAGGTATAGTTCATAATACATTTAAGTTTAAAGATTTAGGAAAATCAAAAGAAGAAATGATAACAGGAAAAGTAGGACTGTTCAAATCAGTACCATTTGATGATAACAATAGTTTAAATTGGACTATATCAGGAGATATATTTGTAGGATACAGTAAAATGACTAGAAAATATTTAGTTGTTGATGATGTATTTAATGCAAAAGCTAACTATCATATCTATGGAATAGGTGTAAAAAATGAAATAGGAAAGAATTTAAGATTAAGTGAGGACTTTGCATTAAGACCTTATGTAGGATTGAAAACAGAATATGGAAGAATGTCAAAGATAAGAGAAAAATTAGGAGAAATGAAATTAGAA
It encodes:
- a CDS encoding autotransporter-associated N-terminal domain-containing protein, which gives rise to MQNTTLTTEEINTAKDLLKNSVGNLQSKIKETRLENEKTLKGLRLELVQLMEQGEQVIKSPWSSWQFGMGYIYSRWDSSYKGYGDKKNETLVTNGAEDSLAKYISNLNSISSKDFQYGTTNLARVDEPDAAVTVNAKIIPVVVDKTSNIEAPNTNLPNLPHFEDRVITVPKIPTVTNPTIQVSGFADFPGRWINGVGGVYSYWHTDNSIGRTDGNLYQTSVEKGDVLKRRGGGTKRIQLKDYEKGHIQVRNINRDIGNEAPQNANINNDVPDFFMTLADIPYSYFGKKARLALINEDNNINGQIFIHFETEGNTADKFDKLKADGHISQEEFDEIRKYTNDTDFKNDQGGELYHVNRGTVELGGVGVRYIQTTFWGGMGKRVNLIENRGNIVSMNYEEGNIKTHSNAIFLYGPDTGGAYTGTQHIYANNKTGKISMYGEKGYLAVFTADGARLGRGDVSFINNGEVNLYGRNSVGLFITKDARGKLSEKSNFIMNKAINLQGDNSTGLYVENSGDGIKNSRNTARFIIGAKDNATIPAYVPQNAFLNAINSKKAKHNKDDGDENLAEEIVGIYLNNVNAELHVKVPQLEIERFAKKSIGIYAKAGEVKATEGNIEIKGGEGNIALYANGGKIDYTGNITVKGSSLTGNKGNRKGIGNMAIFASSPNNYVKVTGNIKMDTRDTVGVYSNNTKVNLNGITDIKLKAGITGKNIGVYAKNSSNTSAITLATNKSKIEIDGTDDDGNITNQGVALYTSEGGKIFANGTTLANGLYMKITNGASAIAVDGNGSNIEAKYSTIDYNGNGYALYAKNGGKIDVSNSRINLYGKSTGFERSGVLSDPFSLTLTGTKIYAYSNNVAIMNLKNVPSLTYSGLASTVFNGYLGGAQVYGANGVKNYKLAVIDGLNSFDINSNFDKSKAIGDSNIGTNDYILTRQLSIRRAKINLKSGKNVKAILSSNEINDIGEKTAVGLATGASASAHSNDETQINLENNSSVTVDRTDKGSGAIGLFINYGKINIANGATVNVEKENNIANEAAVGVYSVNGSITKNSGKINVGGKNSIGILGLSYRIDNNGVAITNDGFGDGKINVTNESTGNISLDGEAAIGMLINNNKTNNYSSDYRGNNLGNINISGDKGIGMFAKSSEIYNNKNININSNQQGIGMFGYKNSLVKNEVTGVINLKSSLFGNKPNIGMYTDDLNTRLENYGSIIGGNNTYGIYGKNIIHQGGKIKLGDNSIGIFSNTKNNNTTVTSTNGEIEVGNNKAIGILVSGSKSSNITNTAKMTIGNNSFGFVLRSNGSTLNSNYTNETKLKNSSVYIYSVDVNGNIFNRTPLKTTGDKNYGIYATGNVTNFANMNLASGIGNIGIFNIRDKNNSTSKAINGQFGLASQPTITVGKSDIKKEIYSIGMAAGYLDKNGTLVQTGQVENYGKIDVVGENGIGMYAAGRGTKAINHLGGEINLSGQNSIGMYLTDGAIGENYGTIRTAPNNTKDGIIGVAATNGAIIKNYGTIEIKGEGNTGVYLAGGERQGNRPADIENSKGEVIKKLEPTGKKIKGIDIVAPGDGTATIKRNGKVVTPTYIDTMPSNPDEVTVGNTRLNLRNSNLANSPSLTRATSLGMYIDTSGRKFTNPIKGLEKLTNLKRINLIFGSEAARYTSSKNIKIGQNILEPYNKIIPTISKNGKTKFSLNSGSLTWIATGTQNNNGTFNAVYMAKIPYTSFAKDQDTYNFMDGLEQRYGVEGIGTREKELFDKLNEIGKGEPKLFAQAVDEMKGHQYSNIEQRINATSQILDKEFYNLSREWRTASKDSNKIKIFGQKGEYKTETAGVVDYKNYAYGVVYKNENEDIKLGRSIGWYGGIVHNTFKFKDLGKSKEEMITGKVGLFKSVPFDDNNSLNWTISGDIFVGYSKMTRKYLVVDDVFNAKANYHIYGIGVKNEIGKNLRLSEDFALRPYVGLKTEYGRMSKIREKLGEMKLEVKANDYISVKPEVGTELSYRHYFGTKTLGMTLGVAYENELGKVGSVKNKVRVADTTADWYNLRGEKEDRKGNVKFDLNLGLDNQKYGIIANIGYDTKGENVRGGLGLRVIF